In Zobellia roscoffensis, the following are encoded in one genomic region:
- a CDS encoding PspC domain-containing protein: MNIFYKLLYYFQKRGFEVCRRIAERLGIRARVVRTSFIYLTFVTLGFGFALYLFLAFWLGIKDLVYTKRTSVFDL, encoded by the coding sequence ATGAATATCTTTTATAAGTTACTTTATTATTTTCAGAAACGTGGTTTTGAGGTATGTCGAAGAATAGCTGAAAGGTTAGGTATACGGGCTAGGGTTGTTCGTACGTCTTTCATTTATCTAACATTCGTGACTTTGGGTTTTGGTTTTGCGCTCTATTTATTTTTAGCTTTTTGGTTAGGTATTAAAGACTTGGTGTATACCAAGCGTACTTCTGTTTTTGATTTATGA